The following proteins are encoded in a genomic region of Tigriopus californicus strain San Diego chromosome 6, Tcal_SD_v2.1, whole genome shotgun sequence:
- the LOC131882592 gene encoding uncharacterized UDP-glucose epimerase YtcB-like isoform X1: MQRKKREEISASIKAQRDEHSRVLSTLQVGASVRVQDPVTRKWKSVAKIHEVRANGRSYVIQENGRQYTFPEVDVVFHLAAVARIRPSFQDPMGYFKTNAWGTLNLVDWCAQNEVPLIYAASSSKFHGKFKNPYTFSKEIGQEVIHLYSKHFGLKFSTAVFFNVYGPKQLLTGGYTTLIGNWLNCLQTDQECIIYGDGEQRRDFTHIDDVVDGLVAILEQGAYGYEFNFGSGQNYSVNEVAAMFGISPRYEPALPGEARNTLNEDKTAANVLGWLPRRNLPNYIQTNCIKCCL; the protein is encoded by the exons atgcagaggaaaaaaagagaggaaattAGTGCTTCTATCAAAGCTCAGCGAGACGAACACTCGAGAGTACTCTCAACATTACAAGTCGGAGCGTCCGTGAGAGTCCAGGATCCAGtaacaagaaaatggaaatcgGTGGCAAAAATTCATGAAGTTCGAGCCAACGGGAGATCATATGTCATCCAGGAGAATGGTCGACAGTAT ACCTTCCCTGAAGTGGATGTTGTGTTCCATTTAGCTGCTGTGGCTCGCATCCGTCCCTCATTTCAAGATCCCATGGGATACTTCAAAACCAACGCTTGGGGAACTTTGAATCTGGTAGATTGGTGCGCTCAAAACGAAGTTCCATTAATCTATGCCGCCTCCTCGTCCAAATTCCATGGCAAATTCAAAAACCCTTACACCTTCAGCAAAGAAATCGGTCAAGAGGTTATACATCTTTATTCGAAACATTTTGGCTTAAAATTCAGCACTGCGgttttttttaacgtttatgGACCAAAACAACTATTGACAG GTGGATACACAACTTTGATCGGCAATTGGCTCAATTGCCTTCAAACGGACCAGGAATGCATCATCTACGGCGATGGGGAGCAAAGACGAGATTTCACGCACATTGACGACGTTGTGGACGGCCTTGTGGCCATACTCGAGCAAGGAGCTTACGGCTATGAGTTCAACTTCGGGAGCGGCCAAAATTACAGTGTTAACGAGGTGGCTGCCATGTTTGGGATCTCGCCGAGATACGAACCAGCCCTTCCCGGAGAGGCCCGAAATACGCTCAACGAGGATAAGACTGCCGCGAATGTTCTGGGTTGGTTGCCGAGAAGAAACCTACCGAATTACATCCAAACCAATTGCATAAAGTGctgtttgtaa